One window of Bacteroidota bacterium genomic DNA carries:
- a CDS encoding pyruvate dehydrogenase complex E1 component subunit beta encodes MAELQFREALRAAMTEEMERDENVFLMGEEVAEYNGAYKVSQGMLDQFGPKRIIDTPISENGFSGLGIGAAMMGLRPIIEFMTWNFAFVAFDQIVSNAAKMRYMSGGQLKVPIVFRGGNGAAGQLAATHSNSTEPFYANVPGLKIVAPSNPDDAKGLLKSAIRDDDPVLFMESELMFGMKGEVSDAVDYTIPIGEARIAREGDDLTIVAHSKSYWLAMEAAEELSKQGYEATVIDPRTIRPFPFDAVIDSVKKTNRLVIVDESQPFGGIASEVGFQIQQRAFDYLDAPVQRVTAKDVPAPYAKNLIEAWMPSVDDTIAAAKRALYVN; translated from the coding sequence ATGGCTGAACTTCAATTCCGCGAGGCACTCCGGGCGGCGATGACCGAGGAGATGGAGCGCGACGAAAACGTCTTCCTCATGGGCGAGGAGGTCGCCGAGTACAACGGCGCGTACAAGGTGTCGCAGGGCATGCTCGACCAGTTCGGGCCCAAGCGCATCATCGACACGCCGATCTCGGAAAACGGCTTCTCCGGCCTCGGCATCGGCGCGGCCATGATGGGTCTGCGGCCGATCATCGAGTTCATGACCTGGAACTTTGCCTTCGTGGCGTTCGACCAGATCGTCTCGAACGCGGCCAAGATGCGCTACATGTCAGGTGGCCAACTCAAGGTGCCGATTGTCTTCCGCGGCGGCAACGGCGCGGCCGGTCAGCTTGCGGCGACGCACTCCAACTCGACTGAGCCGTTCTACGCCAACGTGCCGGGTCTCAAGATCGTCGCGCCGTCAAACCCCGACGATGCCAAGGGCCTACTCAAGTCGGCCATCCGCGACGACGACCCCGTGCTGTTCATGGAGTCTGAGCTGATGTTCGGCATGAAGGGCGAGGTGTCGGACGCCGTCGACTATACGATCCCCATCGGCGAGGCACGCATCGCCCGCGAAGGCGACGACCTGACCATCGTGGCGCACTCCAAGTCGTACTGGCTCGCGATGGAAGCGGCCGAGGAGCTTAGCAAGCAGGGCTACGAGGCGACGGTCATCGATCCGCGCACGATTCGCCCGTTCCCGTTTGACGCCGTCATCGACTCGGTCAAGAAAACCAACCGGCTTGTGATCGTCGATGAAAGCCAGCCCTTCGGCGGCATCGCCTCGGAGGTTGGGTTCCAGATCCAGCAGCGCGCCTTCGACTACCTCGATGCGCCCGTTCAGCGCGTCACTGCCAA